The following coding sequences lie in one Lelliottia jeotgali genomic window:
- a CDS encoding Periplasmic fimbrial chaperone StfD, which yields MLNKTRTSALQCTRKLALASLLLSAVVVSQGATAAIALDRTRVILNGSEKSASLGITNQNKALPYLAQTWIEDSKGHKINSPLLAIPPVQRVEPGAKGQVKVQVTSEMSSLPQDRESTFFFNIREIPPKSDKPNTLQIALQTRIKLFYRPAGIEMDQNSNPWQAITLTREGDRYVVHNPTPYYVTLSSISSSVSSATTKGFEPIMIAPKDKATLKGSAAAVGNSPVLTYINDYGGRPKLIFGCGGNTCTVKDTKVG from the coding sequence ATGCTGAACAAAACACGTACATCTGCACTGCAATGCACCCGTAAACTGGCTTTGGCCAGTCTGTTATTGTCGGCTGTCGTGGTATCACAAGGTGCGACTGCCGCCATCGCCCTTGACCGTACTCGAGTCATCCTGAATGGCAGCGAAAAATCGGCTAGCCTCGGCATTACCAACCAGAATAAAGCGCTGCCTTACCTGGCGCAGACCTGGATTGAAGATAGCAAGGGGCACAAGATCAACTCCCCGCTGTTAGCTATCCCACCGGTTCAGCGCGTGGAGCCGGGTGCCAAAGGACAAGTTAAAGTGCAAGTGACCTCTGAAATGAGCAGCTTACCTCAGGACAGAGAAAGCACCTTCTTCTTTAATATTCGCGAAATTCCGCCGAAAAGCGATAAACCGAATACGCTGCAAATTGCCCTGCAGACGCGCATCAAGCTGTTCTATCGCCCGGCCGGGATTGAAATGGATCAGAACAGTAATCCGTGGCAGGCCATTACGCTCACGCGTGAAGGCGATCGTTACGTCGTCCATAACCCAACGCCTTATTACGTCACGCTTTCATCAATTTCGTCGTCGGTCAGTAGTGCAACCACCAAGGGTTTTGAACCCATCATGATTGCGCCGAAGGATAAAGCGACCCTCAAAGGGAGTGCTGCCGCTGTCGGTAACAGCCCGGTGCTGACCTACATCAACGATTACGGCGGTCGTCCTAAGCTGATTTTCGGCTGCGGTGGCAACACCTGCACCGTCAAGGACACTAAAGTCGGGTAA
- a CDS encoding outer membrane usher protein PapC: MYRALKALRAQLMLGENYLNSGMFDSFRYTGASIVSDDNMLPPNLRGYAPEVTGVAKTNAKVTVSQEGRVLYETTVAAGPFSIQDLNNAVNGKLEVKIQEQDGSVRTYELDTATIPYLTRPGTVRFKMATGKPSDYGHHVIGDAFATGEASMGISNGWSVFGGVLAAGDYNSAAVGIGRDLLAFGAMSFDITQSHAKLEEGVVKKGGSYRLSYSKRFDATDSQVTFAGYRFSERNFMSMSQYLNARYDRGYSAGSSKEYYTLSFNQQIRALNMTAYLSYGHQTYWDRPATDTYNLSLARYFDLWGMKNLSFNLSAYRSKRSGESDDGMFASISIPWGNSGTLSYDSQYSQGRSSNTVGYSDRLGDHDSYRLNAGIGKDNSKTVSGYLSHQASIADINAAASYESGNYTSLGMSIDGGLTATTEGAALHRSGALGGTRMLVDVGGVSGVPIRGYGSSTYTNAFGKAVVTEVSSYYRNSVSVDLNELGDDVEATRSVVEGTLTEGAIGYRKFGILEGQKAMAILRLADGSSPPFGSTIVNLHNEQTGIIAEDGNVWLSGIKPDEKMQVKWDGEIRCSITLPSKLPAGNMLLPCK, encoded by the coding sequence ATGTACCGCGCGCTCAAAGCACTGCGCGCGCAGCTTATGCTCGGGGAAAACTATCTGAATTCCGGCATGTTTGACAGCTTTCGCTACACCGGCGCCAGTATTGTCTCTGATGACAATATGTTGCCACCCAACCTGAGGGGCTACGCACCGGAAGTGACCGGTGTGGCAAAAACCAATGCGAAAGTGACGGTGAGCCAGGAAGGGCGTGTGTTGTATGAAACAACTGTCGCCGCAGGTCCATTCAGCATTCAGGATCTGAATAATGCCGTCAATGGCAAACTGGAGGTCAAAATCCAGGAGCAGGACGGCAGTGTGCGAACCTATGAGCTGGATACGGCGACCATTCCCTATCTGACTCGCCCAGGCACGGTGCGTTTTAAGATGGCGACCGGGAAACCTTCAGACTACGGGCACCATGTCATCGGTGATGCGTTTGCCACGGGTGAAGCATCAATGGGGATTTCGAATGGTTGGTCGGTGTTCGGTGGTGTGCTGGCCGCGGGCGACTATAACTCCGCTGCGGTTGGTATCGGCCGAGATCTTCTGGCTTTTGGCGCGATGTCGTTTGATATCACCCAATCGCACGCAAAACTGGAGGAGGGTGTCGTCAAGAAAGGGGGGTCTTACCGCCTTAGCTACTCAAAACGCTTTGATGCGACGGATAGCCAGGTGACGTTTGCCGGTTATCGCTTCTCTGAACGCAACTTTATGAGTATGTCGCAATACCTCAATGCGCGTTACGACAGAGGCTATAGCGCCGGTAGCAGTAAAGAGTATTACACCCTGAGTTTTAACCAGCAGATTCGCGCGTTAAATATGACCGCGTATTTAAGCTACGGCCACCAGACCTACTGGGATCGTCCGGCTACCGATACCTATAACCTTTCGCTTGCCCGTTACTTCGACCTGTGGGGCATGAAAAACTTGAGTTTCAACCTGTCTGCATATCGAAGTAAGCGCAGCGGTGAGAGTGATGATGGCATGTTTGCCAGTATCTCTATTCCGTGGGGTAACTCCGGCACGCTGAGCTACGATTCGCAATACTCGCAGGGACGCAGCAGCAATACGGTTGGTTATTCCGATCGCCTTGGCGACCATGACAGTTACCGTCTTAACGCAGGGATCGGAAAGGACAATAGCAAGACAGTCAGCGGTTATCTTTCCCACCAGGCCAGCATTGCGGACATTAACGCCGCTGCCAGCTATGAAAGTGGTAACTACACCTCTCTTGGTATGTCGATCGATGGGGGACTGACGGCAACAACCGAAGGTGCCGCGCTTCATCGTTCCGGCGCTCTGGGCGGTACGCGCATGTTAGTCGATGTCGGCGGGGTAAGCGGTGTGCCTATTCGTGGTTATGGTTCGTCAACTTATACCAATGCGTTTGGTAAGGCCGTCGTTACCGAAGTGAGTAGCTACTATCGCAACAGCGTCAGTGTTGATCTCAATGAACTGGGTGATGACGTTGAAGCGACCCGCTCGGTGGTTGAAGGCACGCTGACAGAAGGTGCCATCGGATATCGCAAATTTGGCATTCTTGAAGGCCAGAAAGCGATGGCGATTCTGCGTCTGGCTGACGGCAGTTCACCGCCATTTGGCTCGACGATTGTGAACCTTCATAACGAACAAACAGGCATCATCGCTGAAGACGGCAATGTATGGCTATCAGGGATAAAACCAGACGAAAAAATGCAGGTGAAATGGGATGGCGAAATCCGTTGTTCAATCACGCTACCTTCGAAGCTTCCCGCCGGGAACATGCTTCTGCCCTGCAAATAA
- a CDS encoding Fimbriae usher protein StfC, protein MFIDPLHLLFLKKDRFDRKQLTLNILLALYVGTGCIPAIAASDIQFNTDVMDIKDRSQIDLSQFAQAGYIMPGNYNMALQINDSMLPERPIVFLVPDDNPKGSQACLTPEIVGLLGLKQEQADHLTWWHNNECLNPDSLPGMTSVGDIGSGALRITIPQAYLE, encoded by the coding sequence ATGTTTATTGATCCACTACACCTGCTTTTCTTGAAGAAAGACCGCTTTGACAGAAAACAGCTGACACTCAATATCCTGCTGGCGTTATATGTCGGAACAGGATGCATCCCAGCTATTGCGGCGTCGGATATTCAGTTCAATACCGATGTCATGGATATTAAAGATCGTTCGCAAATTGATTTAAGCCAGTTTGCTCAGGCGGGTTATATCATGCCTGGCAATTACAACATGGCTCTACAGATTAACGACAGTATGTTGCCGGAGAGACCGATCGTATTTCTGGTGCCCGATGATAATCCCAAAGGAAGCCAGGCTTGCCTGACCCCGGAAATAGTCGGTCTTTTAGGTTTGAAGCAAGAGCAAGCTGACCACCTGACCTGGTGGCACAACAATGAATGTCTTAACCCTGATTCACTTCCAGGTATGACCAGTGTTGGCGATATTGGTAGCGGTGCTTTACGCATCACTATTCCGCAGGCGTATCTGGAATAA
- a CDS encoding MrfB: protein MLRKDIYLWSGIFAGIILFFCGNTWASQGARGRVSMQGSIIDTACAIDTGSLYQSIEMPPLPIAQILRDGRGPEVPFSIRLINCTLQHQNPALPDWYAFQVTFDGSTTSRGLFGIQGQARGIGLQIADAFGEIAEPGNPMNMHILEAGATEMKYTLRLEGNHEHLHAGDYSSIIRFKLDYF from the coding sequence ATGTTGAGGAAAGATATTTATCTGTGGAGCGGCATTTTCGCGGGAATTATTTTATTTTTCTGTGGAAATACCTGGGCCTCGCAAGGGGCACGGGGGCGGGTAAGTATGCAGGGCAGTATTATTGATACTGCGTGTGCAATAGATACGGGCAGTTTATATCAGTCAATTGAAATGCCACCCCTTCCGATTGCTCAAATTCTTCGGGATGGTCGGGGGCCTGAAGTTCCATTCAGTATTCGTCTTATAAACTGCACATTACAACATCAAAACCCAGCATTGCCCGACTGGTATGCCTTTCAGGTAACGTTCGATGGTTCAACTACCTCTCGCGGATTATTTGGCATTCAGGGCCAGGCCAGAGGAATTGGGCTTCAAATTGCGGATGCGTTCGGTGAGATTGCCGAGCCTGGTAACCCGATGAATATGCACATCCTTGAGGCTGGTGCGACGGAAATGAAGTATACCCTGCGGCTCGAGGGTAATCATGAACATCTTCATGCCGGAGATTACAGCTCAATTATTCGTTTCAAACTGGACTATTTCTAG
- a CDS encoding Outer membrane autotransporter barrel — MLVASTAAQGLLTTHSIAAADVIIDAPMSDLQVLGSNDVIHVTDTGSLNGAPTTALTLNPGASINTFINDGVLTDNNLLNLPSNLNIVQINGAVGTFENNGTIQSITQYHYGSIVELGSPAVVDNFINRGTIQNSLNNLNIGMDNTGSVENNGHILNLTNTETGTITGYRGINNLGTIDSLTNAGVITAANNNFMPMPGQNGAIYNRGLIGTLHNTGTLQTGTLNYFGSAGVINWGTINTLINDDLISGSADAITNYGNIGTIENNGRIAAINNGIFANSSDGNVISEIVNNGEITGGYYGIYLSSYSNLNPATQIINNGILNGGNSALYIYTDTNASAEVTLTNSGLVKGDIYSQSTTPLTINGGTTTTGTLTGQNGTGTITSQRSDVIFGTGSLVLNDNVNAATVQNRGASLQVNSDITINGDYHQKAAAALISGISDLASQNGIVTADTGYGRLNVSGNATIDAGSSVNLLRTGATYQFAEGQRYVVISAAGAGTDYHADQLNYEAVGYRGAVSGSVYEDGANKALVLTVGAEPVVVPPVVTPPVVTPPVVTPPVVTPPVVTPPIVTPPVVTPPVVTPPVVTPPVVTPPVVTPPVVTPPVVTPPVVTPPTQPTPKPGLATIPSATAALSGLASYTGISSPQLLDLYNASLAIQGKDEANRAGEKLSPGQNLNTSSAAAVATSTAQAVVGAHIDAVRNPHTSGTSGVATGDDYASNWIVWGQPFGGYARQDSSADISGYTAKFGGLILGADRSLGDDWRLGAAVNYSNTSVHGKGNLSGNTSTADNYGIIGYAGYTGDPWYLNLSAGVNRQNYSSVRRADFTGFSGAAQGKFNGQSVTLQTEFGYPVKLPADVVVTPLASLTYGYQHVDDYKETGGNGMALDVGSTHSQSVVSDIGARIEKTFATGLGNLTPFAQVSWIHQYDNRQVSSHATYAADAVGETSFITKGAAPVEDMAGVAIGSTLYDANELSLDARYDLQAGERYQAHTFSLRLRKMF, encoded by the coding sequence TTGCTGGTAGCTTCGACAGCGGCGCAGGGGCTGCTGACCACCCATTCTATCGCAGCAGCAGACGTTATCATCGACGCCCCCATGTCTGACCTTCAGGTTCTGGGTTCGAATGATGTTATTCACGTCACCGACACCGGCTCTCTCAACGGCGCGCCGACCACCGCATTAACCCTTAACCCAGGGGCCTCGATCAACACCTTCATTAACGACGGTGTGCTCACTGATAATAACCTTCTTAATCTGCCCTCCAACCTGAACATTGTTCAAATTAACGGTGCAGTGGGTACCTTTGAAAACAACGGAACCATTCAAAGCATTACTCAATACCACTATGGCAGTATTGTCGAGCTGGGTTCACCGGCCGTGGTGGATAATTTTATTAACCGCGGCACGATTCAAAATTCGCTGAACAATCTGAATATCGGTATGGATAATACCGGCTCCGTCGAAAATAACGGCCATATTCTTAATCTGACAAACACCGAAACCGGAACCATTACCGGTTATCGCGGTATTAATAACCTCGGCACCATTGATAGCCTAACCAATGCGGGCGTGATTACCGCCGCAAATAATAATTTCATGCCGATGCCGGGGCAGAACGGGGCGATTTATAACCGCGGATTAATTGGCACCTTGCATAATACCGGCACGCTCCAGACCGGCACCCTTAACTATTTCGGCAGCGCCGGAGTCATCAACTGGGGCACCATCAACACCCTCATTAATGACGATTTGATCAGCGGCAGCGCAGATGCGATCACCAACTACGGTAACATCGGCACCATTGAAAATAATGGACGCATCGCCGCGATTAACAACGGTATTTTCGCCAACAGCTCCGACGGCAACGTCATCAGCGAAATCGTCAACAATGGCGAAATCACCGGCGGGTATTATGGGATTTATCTTTCCAGCTACAGCAACCTGAATCCAGCCACGCAAATCATCAACAACGGTATCCTGAACGGCGGCAATTCTGCCCTGTATATCTATACGGATACCAACGCCAGCGCGGAAGTCACCCTGACCAACAGTGGCCTGGTGAAGGGCGATATTTACTCCCAAAGCACCACGCCGCTCACTATCAACGGCGGCACGACCACCACGGGAACCCTGACCGGCCAGAACGGGACTGGCACCATCACCAGCCAGCGCTCAGACGTCATCTTTGGTACCGGTTCGCTGGTGCTGAACGACAACGTGAATGCGGCGACCGTGCAGAACCGTGGCGCGTCGTTGCAGGTGAACTCGGACATTACGATTAACGGGGATTACCACCAGAAAGCCGCCGCGGCGCTGATCTCTGGCATCTCCGACCTGGCGAGCCAAAACGGAATTGTGACGGCCGATACCGGCTATGGCCGACTGAACGTCAGCGGCAATGCCACCATTGACGCGGGTTCCAGCGTCAATCTGCTGCGCACAGGTGCCACTTATCAGTTCGCTGAAGGCCAGCGTTATGTGGTGATCAGTGCTGCCGGCGCAGGCACTGACTACCACGCGGATCAGCTGAACTATGAAGCAGTAGGCTATCGCGGTGCGGTGAGTGGTTCAGTCTACGAAGACGGTGCGAACAAGGCGCTGGTGCTCACCGTCGGTGCAGAGCCGGTTGTCGTTCCCCCGGTAGTGACGCCTCCAGTTGTGACACCACCGGTCGTCACACCGCCAGTTGTCACTCCTCCGGTTGTTACACCACCGATCGTCACACCGCCAGTTGTCACTCCTCCGGTTGTTACGCCACCGGTCGTCACACCGCCAGTGGTCACGCCACCCGTTGTTACGCCTCCGGTTGTGACTCCACCCGTTGTCACGCCTCCGGTTGTCACGCCGCCGACTCAGCCAACGCCGAAACCAGGGCTGGCGACCATCCCGAGCGCCACCGCCGCACTGAGCGGTCTGGCGAGCTATACCGGTATTTCGTCGCCACAACTGCTGGATCTGTATAACGCCTCGTTAGCGATTCAGGGTAAAGACGAAGCCAACCGCGCTGGCGAGAAACTGTCGCCAGGTCAGAACCTCAACACCAGTTCAGCGGCGGCAGTCGCAACGTCTACCGCACAAGCGGTGGTCGGCGCGCACATTGATGCCGTGCGTAATCCGCACACCTCTGGCACCAGCGGCGTGGCAACCGGTGATGACTATGCCAGCAACTGGATCGTCTGGGGACAGCCGTTTGGCGGGTATGCGCGTCAGGACAGCAGCGCAGACATCAGCGGTTACACGGCGAAATTTGGCGGCCTGATTCTGGGTGCTGACCGTTCTCTGGGTGACGACTGGCGTCTGGGTGCAGCCGTGAACTACAGCAACACTTCTGTCCACGGGAAAGGCAACCTGAGCGGCAATACTTCTACCGCCGACAACTACGGCATCATCGGTTACGCCGGGTACACGGGCGATCCGTGGTATCTCAATCTTTCTGCCGGTGTGAACCGCCAGAACTACAGCTCTGTTCGTCGCGCTGACTTTACCGGCTTCTCCGGCGCTGCGCAGGGCAAATTCAACGGCCAGTCTGTGACGCTGCAAACGGAGTTTGGCTATCCAGTGAAACTGCCAGCCGACGTGGTAGTTACGCCGCTCGCCAGCCTGACCTACGGTTATCAGCACGTTGATGACTATAAAGAAACCGGCGGAAACGGCATGGCGCTGGATGTGGGCAGCACCCACTCTCAGTCGGTGGTGAGCGACATCGGTGCCCGCATCGAGAAGACCTTTGCAACCGGCCTTGGCAACCTGACGCCTTTCGCACAAGTCTCCTGGATTCATCAGTACGATAACCGCCAGGTGAGCAGCCATGCGACGTACGCCGCCGACGCCGTCGGTGAAACCAGCTTTATCACCAAGGGTGCAGCGCCTGTGGAAGATATGGCGGGTGTCGCCATCGGCAGCACGCTGTACGATGCGAACGAACTGAGCCTCGATGCGCGCTACGATTTGCAGGCAGGCGAGCGCTATCAGGCGCACACTTTCAGCCTGCGTCTGCGTAAAATGTTCTAA